CTGTCAGAGAAGCCCTCTGCTTGTGGGTTAGGTGGTAAGGATGTCTCTGCCAGCCATGACCCCCTCCAGCACCCAAACACTGATGGCAGTGGGACACCACATACGAGCACAAAAGGCAGGGACGTCTCAGTCTCACCAAATGGTTCCAATCTTGGGCAGCTCCCAGAAGTTAATACCTCCCAGAAGCCCTTCAGCTGCAATGACTGTGGAAAAGGCTTCCAGAAGACTTCCATCCTCCTCAACCACTTGAAAGCTCACTCTGAAGAGAGACCATTTAGATGCCCAACAGTTGGCAACTCCTTGGAGGAGAAATCAAACCTCGTTAATGACCACAAATTTCATACTGGAGAAGCATCTTATGTAtgtaaggagtgtgggaagtcCTTTAGTCACCCATCTAAACTGAGGAAGCACCAGAAATTTCACACTGGAGTAAAATGTTATGAGTGCAGCAACTGTGGGAAAACCTTCAGCCACAAACTCACGTATGTTCACCACCGGAGAATTCACACAGGAGAAAGGCTTTATGAGTGCAGTGActgtgggaaagctttcagtaACTGGTCACACCTCACTCGGCATGAGAAagttcacactggagaaaggCCTTTTGAGTGCAGCAAATGTGGAAGAGCCTTCAGCCAAAGCTCCAATTTCTTTCGGCATCAGAAAGTTCACACCCAAGTAAGGCCTTATGAGTGCAATCTGTGTAATAAGGCCTTCAGCCGCAGCTCTGCTCTCATTCAGCACTGGAGAGTTCACACCGGAGAAAGGCCTTTTGAGTGCGGTGAGTGTGGGAGAGCTTTTAACAATAACTCCAACCTTGCTCAGCATCAGAAAGTTCACACTGGAGAACGGCCATTtgaatgcagtgaatgtggaaGAGACTTCAGCCAAAGCTCCCACCTCCTTCGACATCAGAAAATTCACACTGGAGAACGGCCTTTtggatgcagtgaatgtgggaaagccttcagcaATAGCTCCACCCTCATTCAGCACCAGAAAGTTCATACCAGACAAAGGCCTTATGAGTGCAGTGAATGTAGAAAAGCCTTCAGTCGCAGCTCCAGCCTGATTCAGCACTGGagaattcacactggagaaaggccatatgagtgcagtgaatgtgggaaagcctttgcTCACAGTTCCAGTCTCATTGAGCACTGGAGAGTTCACACAAGAGGAAGGCCTTATGAGTGCAATGAATGTGGGAAATTCTTTAGCCAAAACTCCATTCTCATTAAACATCAGAAAGTTCACACTGGAGAACGGCCTTATGAGTGCACTGAATGTGGGAAATTCTTTAGCCGAAAGTCCAGCCTTATCTATCACTGGAGAGTTCACACTGGTGAAAGGCCTTATGAGTGCAGTGAATGCGGGAGAGCATTCAGCAGTAACTCTCACCTGGTTCGTCACCAGAGAATTCACACAAACGAAAGGCCCTATGAGTGCAGCCAGTGTGGGAAAGCTTTTAGTGAAAGATCCACACTTGTTCGACACCAGATAGTTCACACCAGAGAAAGGACTTATGAGTGTGGCCTCTGTGGGAAGATCTTCAGTCGTCTCTGCAACCTTGCTCAGCATAAAAGGATCCACACCTGAGTGGAGCCATGTGGAAATGGTCTGTGAGAAAGTCTTCACCCCAGTCAAACTTCATGGAGCAGAGTACCCACAGAGAAACTACCTACGTGTGTCCCTGATGTGCAAGAGGCTTCAGGATCTGCTCTGCCCTTTCTGAGCAGCCCAGGAACCTAGGCAGTGCTGTCCCCCATCTGGAGCATAAAGCTCCTTCCAGCTGCCTGGATCCAAATATTTGCAGCAGTCACCTATATAGACATGGAGAGAAAATACCTCCCCATgcctcccttctcctttcctggAGAGAATCAGGATTTTCCAAGGCTCACTGGAATGGCTTCATTCCCATTGCCTCTGAGAGGGTTAGGGAATGAACCACCCCCACGCTGGTGGAAGGCCTTGAGGGATGTCCAGTTTGGTCCTGGGAAGATGCATGTTtcctcatggacatagaaaactcTGCATGTAATCCCAGTGATGTGTCCAAGGAGCCCATGACTCACCTCCCAACCAACCACCTACCTTGGTCTGCTCTTTACTGTGTGATAATAACTTCATTGGTCAAGTCATTAATCCTGGGGGTTGTGGTGGGTCAGGTTGGTTAAACAACTGGAGGGAGTGGGGGATGGCTGATAGGGGGCACCCAGCAGTATCTGCCTCAGGCAGCATACAGTAGGGATGCAGGGACGTGCTCTGTGTCCTCTCGTGGCTTACTTTGCATTGCTGTCTGAATGACTGGGAGAAACTGAAGGGATTGTGGAGTGAACCTACAGGCCTATGTTCCAGTTACCTGAGGGGCCAGAGCTCACCCTGAGGAAGGAAGGTGTTAGTCTGCAGCATCAGAGTGGTCTGTCAGAtcaggaggcaggaaggcccCTAGTTCTCAGAAGGAAGTCAGGGTTTCCCTTTTTTACTTTGCTATTTGtgttctttgatgcacaaaagtgttgaattttgatgaagtccaatttgtctatttcttcttctgttgcCTCTGCCTTTGGGATTATACTGAAGAAATCACTTGCAGATCCAGTGTCATAGAGCTcttcctctatgttttcttctaaaaatttcatGGCTTTAGCTAGTAAGTTTTTAAGTATTTggtccatttttagttaatttttgggTATGATGTAAGGTAAAAGTACAActtaattcttttgcatgtggctatccagtttacccagcaccatttgttgaaaagactgtcctttctccattgataGTCTTGGCTCCCTTATTGAAAATCATTTGGCCACATACTTGagggttcatttctgggccctGTAGTTTATTCtgttggtctgtatgtctgtcatTATGTCTgtcactgttttgattactgttgctggttttgtttgtttgttttgtttttgctttgtggtaaattttgaaattaggaagtgtgagtcctctaattttgttcttctttttcaatattgctTTGACAATTACAGGGTCTGCtgaaattccatatgaatttgagtatggatttttctatttctgccaaaaaaacaaaaaacaaaaaacttcggGTTTTGGGGATTGCATCtgaatttattcttcttttgtgTGATTTGCTTATTCAGTAGAAAATGGCAAAAGTAATGAGGTTCACTCCAATGGTTACATTAAGTTATAGAAGAGTCCATCTTGCTAGCAGACTCACTACTGCAGAGATTCTCATTGCTTGCTTAATGAAGTAAGTGATCATACTGGGGAAATCTACGTGACAAGGTACTAGGGGTGGCTTCTAGAAACTGCTGGCAGCCTGTAGGAGctgaagaaaaaaactgaagctcTCACTTCTTACTGCCACAAGGAAATGAATGCTGCCAATAACCAGATGAACTTGGAAGGAGAACTCCaaaccaacaccttgatttcagatttgTAAAACCTGAATCAGAGGACCCAGGTAATCTGTGCCTGAACTCCTGACACACAGAAACCACACAGACACATGATCTGCAAGCTTGTGGTAACtggttacacagcaatagaaaactaatacagattttATTACCTGAAAGTTGAGTGTAgctgtaacaaatacctaaaaTGTGTTTgaggctttggaatcagatggGTTGAAGCTAGTGGATTTTTGAGTAATGTGGTAGAAAAAGCCAAAATCACACAAATCAACTGTTGGTAGAAATCTAGACTTGGAAGAAACTGCAGGTGAGGACTCGGAGGGAAGTGAGGACCATATTAGTAGAAACTTGCTATGTAATGGCAGAAAGCTGAGCAAAATTGTCTCCTGCCATTATGTGGAAAGCAGAACATGTAATGTACATAATTATATCACCACAGATATTGCCAAACAGTGCTAAAGGTGCCAGGTTTCCTCTTGCTGCTTGTGTTAAAATGTACGGAggaggggggagagtatagctcagtggtagagcacatgcttagcatgcgtgaggtcctgggctcaatccccagtgcctccataaaagaatgagaaagaaagaaaagaaaatgtaagaggAGAACTGGGGAATAAGTGCAAAACAAAGTAATGAGGATTGGTGACTGTGAAAACTCTCAGCCTCCTCAATAGTGAACACCACTAAAATTAAAGAGATGTTTTCCAAGATGTCAAGAAAATGGGCTTTAGAGAGAAAGCCAAGGAATGACTGAAAGGTTTTTTCTAGAACCTCAGAAAGATCAGAAGGTCAGAGTATTCATCCAAACAGCCTCTTTAAGAGACTGATATGCCTCACATACCCTCTTGACCAAATCACAGAGCCCTCAGATTACAAGCACTGTTCCCCAGCTGTCTCCGCACAAGGCAAAGGCAGAGAAAATATAAGTGGGTGAGACTTTTTCTGATGGAGAGATCATCATTAAAATCCATAGGAGACCCACAAGTATTTGAGAAAACTAGCAGACAAGACACCTGCAGGTTGGAtcaaaagggagaggaaaaagtacccTGCAAATTCTACTGGCAAGAAGCAGGCTGGCTAACTACTTACCTGCAAACACATGTTGCCTTTCATAACCAAGGAATGGTGactcagagagaaaaattaagagcCCAGCAAGGGGAGCTAAGTGCCCCCTTGAAACACAGTCAGGGAACTCCCAACCAGTGATGAAATTAAAGACTtgaaagcagccaaagaaaaGCTATTATGTACATGGAGCAGCCAAGATAAGGGTGACAGCAGACTTCTCAGGAAACAGTACAAGCAAGACAGTGCAACAGCATCTTTAAAGCACTGGAAGGATAAAACCCTGTAAATGGAGAATCCCACACCCAGTGAAAAGACCTTTCAAAGTTGAGGGTAAAGTGACGACTGTTTCACACATTCAAAAGCTAAGGGAATTTATTACCAGCAGACTTAGGAAATGTTAccccccaaaagaagaaaaaaagtcctccaagcagaaggaaaatgatatcagatgaaaatatgtatgtacccAAAAGAATCAAAAGCACCAGAAATAATAATTGCctaggtaaatataaaataccttttttctttttaattttttttacaagatAACTGACTGTTAAATGCAACAATAATAGCAATGTATTATGGGATTACAATTTATAGAAGTAAAACTTATGAAAGAATAGCAGAAAGTCTGGGAAGGGAAAAATGATACCACACTGCTATAAGGATAAATGAAGTAGTGTAACATCACTTGAAGGTAGGCTATGATAAGTTAAAGATGTATACTATAAACCCCAGAACAGTCACTAAAATAATAATCAAAGAATATACATAGGTAAtgagccaaaaaacaaacaaacaaacaaaaaacccaaaacaaaaaaggcaaaaaggaatCATGAAAACTTCTTAATGCAAAAGAAGGCAAAAGATGGGGAAaggaagacaaagagaagaagcaataaataaaaaccaatcaTAAAATACTTAAATGGCCTAAACACTTTGAATTAAAAGAGACTGTTAGAAGAGCAAAACCCACCTTAAATACAAAgtcacaaataaaattaaaaggctgGGAAGAGACATGCCATGTTAATACTAATCCAGAGAAAGCTGAAGTGGGCTATATTAGTATCAAAGTCAGTTTTAGAGTGAAGAATATTAATAATGACAAAGATTATTTCATACCGATAAAGGTATTAATTAATCAAGACACACGACAGTCCTAAATGTTAATGTACCTAACGGTGCTTCAAGGTACATGAAGCAAATACTGATAGAATTGCAAGGAGAATCAGACAAATCCACAGTTATAGCTGGAGATGTCCACACCCATCCCAGGTAATCAGTAAGGATACAGCAGACAGACAGCACTGCCAACCTACTTGACCTAATTggcatttatagaacattctgtACAGTAAGGGCAGAATACACGTTCTTTTCACATGTATGTAGAACATTTACCAAAATGGACCATATCCTGGGCCATAAAGCAAAGCTTGATAAAtgtaacaattaaaataatacagtgtGGACCCTGACTATAACAATTAAATAGGAAATCAATAACAGAATGATGTGTGGAAAATCCTCATTTGGAAACTAAGTATCCCACTTACACATGCAGTACTGGCTGAGCACCGAGGCCCAAAGCCCCTTAAGTCTGGGCGTAGCAGTTCTCTCCACATACATACATCCCAGCTAACATTTTCTTCTTGACAATAAACACCTTCTAGACGGAGGAACAGAGAGCTACAACACATACAAGTTTTGCTGAATGgatattttatttaccttttgaaaaaatattttccagatttttaaaatcaaaaggcCCCACAAACCAGAAGATCTGGATCCATATGTTGATTCAACCACTTCTTTCCCTGGAGCCCTGGGACAGTGGCAGCAAAAACAACAAAGCCTATGGTGTGCAAAGACACCAGCAGCACTGGTGGGGTCACAAAAGCCACACCCTAGACTACAGGATCTTTCTCTCAGTCCAGGGTGATGGATGGTCATGAGGCGAACATGCCCAGAAAGGTTATGAGAATCCAGAAAATCTGTAGATTATTTGCTGACAGTGATGTTGGCCACAGGTAACAGGTCTGCAATTCCTGAGAAATTCAGCATTCCTTATCCCATGAAACCATGGTTCCTGGAACACTTGTGGATGCCTCTTTAGAACCAGCTCAAACTCTTCTTTACTAGATGCCCCACTCCACATCTCTTCACTCAGTGCCTCTGTGCCCACTTACTCTTTCCAAAACGCCCCTGTATGTCTTACAGCCAGTCTAGAACTTACCTCCACATTCTTGATTTCAGAGAGCATGGCTTCTGAGCTGATTCTGGAAACACTTTTTTTCTGACCAATGCTGGAGTTGGCAGAACATTCCCTGGGAACAAGGGACCCAGGTGCCACTGTCCCTAGTCACACGGGGACCTCATAC
This Camelus bactrianus isolate YW-2024 breed Bactrian camel chromosome 9, ASM4877302v1, whole genome shotgun sequence DNA region includes the following protein-coding sequences:
- the ZNF132 gene encoding zinc finger protein 132, yielding MDPAQHTSWPPGLAVSSLQNLVTFEDVAVRFCKEEWGLLDAAQRHLYHSVMLENLELVTSLGCWHGVEDKEVRSKQNASVEVVSQARIPSAHPSTQKADNCDMCDPSLKDTLHLDGHQGTHLKLTPNTCVACGRGFWFGANLHQHQKEHSGEKLFRWVKDRDLFVKSSASSVVYLSEKPSACGLGGKDVSASHDPLQHPNTDGSGTPHTSTKGRDVSVSPNGSNLGQLPEVNTSQKPFSCNDCGKGFQKTSILLNHLKAHSEERPFRCPTVGNSLEEKSNLVNDHKFHTGEASYVCKECGKSFSHPSKLRKHQKFHTGVKCYECSNCGKTFSHKLTYVHHRRIHTGERLYECSDCGKAFSNWSHLTRHEKVHTGERPFECSKCGRAFSQSSNFFRHQKVHTQVRPYECNLCNKAFSRSSALIQHWRVHTGERPFECGECGRAFNNNSNLAQHQKVHTGERPFECSECGRDFSQSSHLLRHQKIHTGERPFGCSECGKAFSNSSTLIQHQKVHTRQRPYECSECRKAFSRSSSLIQHWRIHTGERPYECSECGKAFAHSSSLIEHWRVHTRGRPYECNECGKFFSQNSILIKHQKVHTGERPYECTECGKFFSRKSSLIYHWRVHTGERPYECSECGRAFSSNSHLVRHQRIHTNERPYECSQCGKAFSERSTLVRHQIVHTRERTYECGLCGKIFSRLCNLAQHKRIHT